In Betta splendens chromosome 22, fBetSpl5.4, whole genome shotgun sequence, the following proteins share a genomic window:
- the c22h2orf50 gene encoding uncharacterized protein C2orf50 homolog: protein MELNNIRRVSSAGYRLPERSNGTRPVKSQPTADRTRHNKAKTVSMEQDLDKIDSVKQDQMWKELVWNERRGIREWEKNWNFLMNYDQMGQLKSVEPLPSYVPLYSDRIPNTTSQVFGSRLSTPLGSELVRLDRLLLLSGGHHKRRQDPDMLPC, encoded by the exons ATGGAACTGAACAACATCCGACGCGTGTCCTCTGCCGGCTACCGGTTACCGGAACGATCCAACGGAACCAGGCCTGTAAAATCTCAGCCAACCGCAGACAGGACGCGccacaacaaagcaaaaactgtGTCCATGGAACAGGATCTTGATAAAATAGATTCCGTTAAACAGGACCAGATGTGGAAAGAGTTGGTTTGgaatgagaggagaggaatCCGGGAATG GGAGAAGAACTGGAACTTCTTGATGAACTATGATCAGATG GGACAGCTGAAGTCGGTGGAGCCTCTACCCAGCTATGTGCCACTTTACTCTGATCGCATCCCCAACACCACCAGCCAGGTGTTTGGCAGCCGACTGTCAACCCCATTGGGAAGTGAACTGGTCAGGCTGGACAGGCTCTTACTGTTGTCTGGAGGCCATCATAAGCGTAGGCAGGACCCAGACATGCTGCCCTGTTAG